From the genome of Streptomyces sp. NBC_00523:
CTACAAGGTGTACGTGAAGGCCCGGGACGGCCACGGCAACGTGGGCGTCGAGACCAAGTCCCTCAAGGTGATCCCGCCGAAGGTGGACGGCACCAACGTCTCCCAGGGCAAGCCCGCCACGGCCTCCTCCTTCCAGACGGACCCGACCGGCGGCTGCCCGTGCGGCGCGGACAACGCGGTGGACGGCAAGTTCGACACCCGCTGGGCCAGTGACTGGAGCGACCCGCAGTGGCTCCAGGTCGACCTGGGCGCCTCCACCGCCATCAAGCACGTGCAGCTGGCCTGGGACCCGGCGTACGCGAAGGGCTACGAGATCCAGACCTCGGAGGACGGCCAGAACTGGACGACGATCAAGACCGTGACCGACGGCAACGGTGACATCGACGACCTCGATGTCTCCGGAACGGGCCGCTACGTCCGCATCAACGGCACGGAGCGCGGCTCGGGCTACGGCTACTCGCTCTACGAGTTCGGCATCTACAGCTGACAGGAGGCCGGCGCTCATGATGACCACTCACCGCCTGGACCGCGCCCGGCCCTACACGCTCGGCCTGTTCCGCATCGTCATCGGGTCGCTGTTCACCTGCCACGGCATCGCCTCGCTCTTCGGCGTGCTGGGCCGCGACACCCTCCCGGCGGGCACCTGGCCCGGCTGGTACGCGGCCGTCATCCAGCTCGTCACCGGCATCCTGGTCACCCTCGGCCTCGGCACACGCACGGCCGCCTTCCTGGGCTCCGGCTCGATGGCCTTCGCGTACTTCGACGTCCACCAGCCGGCGGCCCTGCTCCCCATGCAGAACGGCGGCGAACCCGCGGCCCTGTTCTGCTGGACGCTCCTGCTGCTGACGTTCACCGGCCCGGGCGCCTTCGCGGCGGACCGCGCGTTCGCCCCGCGCCCGACGCCCCAGCAGCAGGACCACCACCTCGGCGTCCCCGTTTGAGGGAACGGCCACGCCGCGCCCGGCCCCCTGGGACTGCCCCCGGGGGGCCGGGCGGCGTTGGGGGGTGCCTGGCACCCGGGGCTGGGTCCAGGGAACCCGCCGAATGACCTCACGGTCGTGGAATCCGCGAACGTAGCTGCGAACCTCAGCCGGCCGGCCCGTGCTCTACGTCTCGCCGGGCGTCACCGCTGCGAGGAATCCGGCACGTCCTCCAGGGCCTCCAGCAACTCCGCAAAGCGCCGGTCCTGCGAAGTCCCCCCGGCCATGCCTGTCAGCGCATACGCCGTGGTCTTGAAGCCGTCCCCGTGGTGGAACTCCACGCCCCAAGCACCCAGCCGCACAAAGGCCACCTCCTCCAGGGAGAGGCATTGCGTCCCCCACGGATTCACCGCCACGATGCCGCCAGGGCCGACCTCGAGCCGGACCTTGAGAATCGTGCACCAGAAGAACAACGCCGAGCCGAGGGCCAACCCCGTCCACAGCCCGGCCGACCGTGCTGCCACCATTTCCGGAGACGAAACCCAGACGCCCCAGCCCATGGTCGCTTTCAGTCCCAGGACAGCCGGTACCACATAGGCCGCCACGAGAGCCGGCCCCTCCACCCGCCACACCGACACCCCACCCTGGTCAACCATGCCCGCATTGTGAGTCACCCCGCAGTCGGCGGTCGATGCCGCCTACCCTGCGGAGCCCCGATGACCGCCCGGCCCAGGCGTGATCACCTGGTCACCGTTCGCGGCCTGCGCGGTGACAAGGCGTACGCTTCCGGCAAGAACCGTGCCTACCTGCGCCGCCGTGGGATCCGCTGCACCAGAAGCACCGCGCCATCGCTACGCGATACGACGAGCCAGCGGTCCGCCACGAGGTGACCGTCCTCATCGCAGCCATC
Proteins encoded in this window:
- a CDS encoding DoxX family protein, whose protein sequence is MMTTHRLDRARPYTLGLFRIVIGSLFTCHGIASLFGVLGRDTLPAGTWPGWYAAVIQLVTGILVTLGLGTRTAAFLGSGSMAFAYFDVHQPAALLPMQNGGEPAALFCWTLLLLTFTGPGAFAADRAFAPRPTPQQQDHHLGVPV